In a genomic window of Corynebacterium lizhenjunii:
- a CDS encoding LGFP repeat-containing protein, producing the protein MTRRVAAGFAATTLTLGLAACSSDDAKQAQDSAGSVAAEATSAVGDAATAAKDKADEAMGSTANSAENSAENTSGANAEAGETVTIATAAGEAEVPAAFATAIEDQAAQWGIDPQAIMDIHTTDAGSLAVLAEDKLVAFDNESAHSVPVIGKIAQTYLNEGGLDSGLGLPLSPEQVLDQGTGWIQEFAGGSISWLQDAAGEFGPEIEKN; encoded by the coding sequence ATGACTCGTCGCGTTGCCGCCGGATTTGCCGCTACTACCCTGACGCTGGGTTTGGCGGCTTGCTCTAGCGACGACGCCAAGCAGGCACAGGATTCTGCGGGCTCCGTGGCTGCGGAGGCCACCTCTGCTGTTGGTGATGCCGCCACTGCGGCCAAGGATAAGGCTGATGAGGCGATGGGCAGCACGGCCAACTCGGCTGAGAACTCCGCTGAGAACACCTCTGGCGCTAACGCCGAGGCAGGAGAGACCGTAACCATCGCCACCGCAGCCGGTGAGGCAGAGGTCCCGGCGGCCTTCGCTACCGCGATTGAAGACCAGGCGGCTCAGTGGGGCATCGACCCACAAGCAATTATGGACATCCACACCACCGACGCTGGCTCCCTGGCCGTGCTGGCGGAAGACAAGCTAGTGGCCTTTGATAATGAGTCTGCGCACTCGGTTCCGGTCATTGGCAAGATTGCCCAGACCTACCTGAACGAGGGCGGCCTGGACTCTGGCCTGGGTCTGCCGCTGAGCCCAGAGCAGGTGTTGGACCAGGGCACCGGGTGGATCCAGGAATTCGCTGGTGGAAGCATCTCCTGGCTGCAGGACGCGGCCGGTGAGTTCGGCCCGGAGATTGAGAAGAACTAG
- a CDS encoding GNAT family N-acetyltransferase, translating into MADNNGQDFVLRPFRSADYPQMKAIYEHGLDTGHATYETKALTLEQFHNSKIMASVFVAVESGDDSKVLGWVSAAPISSRSVFHGVVEDSIYIHPDARGRGVAGALLDKLIEVCQELHKWAIHAWIFPENTGSAGLHESRGFVKVGTFSHLAKMTYGELAGQWRDTDVYELLLPKPGA; encoded by the coding sequence ATGGCAGACAACAACGGGCAGGACTTTGTGCTGCGGCCTTTCCGCAGCGCAGACTACCCCCAGATGAAGGCCATTTACGAACACGGCTTGGATACCGGCCATGCCACGTATGAGACCAAGGCCTTAACTCTGGAGCAGTTCCACAACTCCAAGATCATGGCGTCGGTGTTCGTCGCCGTAGAAAGTGGCGATGATTCGAAGGTCCTGGGCTGGGTGTCCGCAGCCCCGATTTCTTCGCGCAGCGTGTTCCACGGAGTAGTCGAGGATTCTATCTACATTCATCCTGACGCCCGCGGGCGCGGGGTGGCCGGCGCGCTGTTGGATAAGCTCATCGAGGTGTGCCAGGAACTGCACAAGTGGGCCATACATGCGTGGATTTTCCCGGAAAACACCGGGTCCGCCGGGCTGCACGAGTCCCGCGGCTTTGTCAAGGTGGGTACATTCTCTCACTTGGCAAAGATGACCTACGGGGAGCTGGCAGGGCAGTGGCGGGACACTGACGTCTATGAGCTGTTGCTGCCCAAGCCGGGGGCTTAA
- a CDS encoding MDR family MFS transporter has translation MDSPVRPRHGLGCLSTPAARCRLRALNLYRERTVMVAKPTHNLPLVFSALVLTMLMSSLGQMIFSTALPTIVGELGGVEHMSWVISAFLTTMTIGMPLSGKLGDMVGRKWLYIGGIGVFVVGSTLGGFAQSMAVLIIGRAIQGFGAGFMMISSQAIIAEVTTSRERGKFMGIMGGVFGLSSVLGPVLGGWFTDGPGWRWGLWMNIPLGLLAMTVCTLVLKLRVGEVSLKRFDALGATTIAITTTCLILMTTWGGSEYAWTSPTILSLAAAVVLGIAATIVVESRADEPLIPIELFKNRNMVLTTGATTVLGLTMFGVLGYMPTYLQMVHTLTPTQAGLMMIPMMVGLIITSTAVGFLIARTGHYKAYPIIGLAITAAALWWMSHLSAQTSLQQLGVEFLVFGIGLGFVQQVLVLIVQNSFPLTLVGTATAANNFFRQIGGALGASLVGSFFIHNMKNELEANLPQAFARMGDAGAAYAQEFAHSGASSLTPSSVSALPDPIREVVLHAYNDGLTPVIALMVPLAIAALLLVLPITEEHLKETIS, from the coding sequence GTGGATAGCCCTGTCCGCCCCCGCCATGGACTCGGGTGCCTCTCTACCCCAGCGGCTCGATGTCGCCTTCGAGCTCTTAACCTCTACCGCGAAAGGACTGTCATGGTAGCTAAACCCACCCACAACCTGCCGTTGGTATTTTCCGCCCTGGTATTGACCATGCTCATGAGCTCGCTGGGGCAAATGATTTTCTCCACAGCCCTGCCTACTATCGTGGGCGAGCTGGGTGGGGTCGAGCACATGAGCTGGGTCATCTCAGCGTTTTTGACCACAATGACCATCGGCATGCCACTGTCTGGCAAGCTCGGGGACATGGTGGGGCGCAAGTGGCTCTACATCGGCGGCATCGGCGTCTTTGTCGTGGGCTCCACCTTGGGCGGCTTCGCGCAATCAATGGCAGTGCTGATCATTGGCCGGGCCATTCAAGGTTTCGGCGCTGGTTTTATGATGATCTCCTCCCAGGCAATCATCGCAGAAGTCACCACCTCGCGTGAACGCGGCAAGTTCATGGGCATCATGGGCGGAGTCTTCGGCCTTTCTTCCGTCCTAGGCCCAGTTCTAGGCGGCTGGTTTACCGATGGCCCCGGCTGGCGCTGGGGTTTGTGGATGAACATTCCCTTAGGTCTTCTCGCCATGACGGTATGCACCCTGGTGCTCAAGCTGCGCGTCGGGGAGGTAAGTCTGAAGCGTTTCGATGCCCTCGGCGCCACCACCATCGCCATTACCACCACCTGTCTTATCCTCATGACCACCTGGGGCGGCTCTGAGTACGCCTGGACCAGCCCAACCATCCTGAGCTTGGCTGCTGCGGTAGTCCTGGGCATTGCCGCAACCATCGTGGTGGAATCCCGTGCCGATGAGCCCTTGATCCCCATTGAACTGTTCAAGAACCGCAACATGGTGCTCACCACCGGTGCGACCACCGTTTTGGGGTTGACCATGTTCGGTGTGCTGGGTTATATGCCCACCTATTTGCAGATGGTGCACACCCTCACCCCCACGCAAGCCGGCCTGATGATGATCCCCATGATGGTGGGACTTATCATCACCTCCACCGCAGTGGGCTTCCTCATCGCGCGCACCGGGCACTACAAGGCCTACCCCATCATCGGGCTGGCCATTACCGCCGCCGCCTTGTGGTGGATGTCGCATTTGAGCGCGCAGACCTCCCTGCAACAGCTAGGGGTGGAATTCCTGGTCTTCGGCATCGGTTTGGGGTTTGTGCAGCAGGTCCTGGTGCTCATCGTGCAGAACTCTTTCCCCCTCACGCTGGTGGGCACCGCCACTGCGGCGAACAACTTCTTCCGCCAGATCGGCGGCGCCCTGGGTGCCTCCCTGGTGGGTTCCTTCTTCATTCACAACATGAAAAACGAGCTGGAAGCCAACCTCCCCCAAGCCTTTGCCCGCATGGGGGATGCAGGTGCCGCCTACGCTCAAGAGTTCGCCCACTCGGGTGCATCAAGTCTTACCCCCAGTAGCGTGTCCGCCCTCCCGGACCCCATCCGGGAGGTGGTGCTCCACGCATACAACGACGGCCTAACCCCCGTCATCGCACTGATGGTGCCCCTGGCCATCGCAGCCCTACTTTTGGTGCTCCCGATTACTGAGGAGCACCTCAAGGAAACTATTTCTTAA
- a CDS encoding TetR family transcriptional regulator, with protein MQEELSLREQKRLATLHRIEDCATALVDERGFRAVTVEDICRAAGISRRTFFNYFDSKDAAVLGTPAADFTDAQREAFLNTDAESILELIRALIIDHMATHHANDDIAARRQRISSDRDVALSALSRKQAKSQELTSLIEQRLERTPQLRRLPQVCAATEAMALSGLTREAVWIALSAPAMDSGASLPQRLDVAFELLTSTAKGLSW; from the coding sequence GTGCAAGAAGAACTCTCCCTGCGCGAGCAAAAGCGCCTCGCGACCCTCCACCGCATCGAAGATTGCGCCACCGCACTGGTGGACGAACGCGGTTTCCGGGCTGTCACAGTGGAGGACATCTGCCGCGCCGCAGGAATTTCCCGGCGCACTTTCTTTAACTATTTCGACTCCAAAGACGCCGCGGTGCTTGGCACGCCTGCTGCCGACTTCACCGATGCGCAGCGCGAGGCTTTCCTGAACACCGACGCCGAATCCATCTTGGAACTCATCCGGGCGCTGATTATCGACCACATGGCTACCCACCATGCCAACGATGACATCGCTGCGCGGCGCCAGCGCATCAGCTCTGACCGCGATGTCGCTTTGAGCGCACTAAGCCGCAAGCAAGCCAAGTCACAAGAGCTGACCTCGCTTATCGAGCAGCGCTTAGAGCGCACCCCGCAGTTGCGCAGGCTGCCACAGGTCTGCGCCGCCACCGAGGCCATGGCGTTGAGCGGTCTGACGCGTGAAGCGGTGTGGATAGCCCTGTCCGCCCCCGCCATGGACTCGGGTGCCTCTCTACCCCAGCGGCTCGATGTCGCCTTCGAGCTCTTAACCTCTACCGCGAAAGGACTGTCATGGTAG
- a CDS encoding class II fumarate hydratase, which translates to MTEYRIEHDTMGEVKVPVDALWRAQTQRAVENFPISGRGLESAQIRALGLLKAACAQVNKDSGALDAEKADAIIAAAKEIADGKHDDAFPIDVFQTGSGTSSNMNTNEVIASLAHQAGTEIHPNDHVNMGQSSNDTFPTATHVAATEAAVNDLIPGLKVLHDSLLAKAKEFADVVKSGRTHLMDATPITLGQEFGGYARQIELGIERIEATLPRLGELAIGGTATGTGLNTSADFGGKVTEELKKLTGISQLKEAENHFEAQAARDGLVEFSGAMRTVAVSINKIANDIRLMGSGPLTGLSEIHLKDLQPGSSIMPGKVNPVICEAVTMVAAQVIGNDAAVAFGGANGHFELNVFIPVMARNVLESARLLANGSRVFAEKCIDGIEANEERMKKFAESSTSIVTPLNSNIGYENAAKAAKHALYQKMTVREAVIDLGFVDGEKLTEEELDKKLDVLSMTNRDRDNF; encoded by the coding sequence ATGACTGAGTACCGCATTGAACACGACACCATGGGTGAGGTAAAGGTCCCAGTTGATGCCCTCTGGCGCGCGCAGACCCAGCGTGCGGTGGAGAACTTCCCAATCTCCGGCCGCGGCTTGGAGTCCGCACAAATCCGTGCCCTGGGCTTGCTCAAGGCCGCATGTGCGCAGGTCAACAAGGACTCTGGCGCCCTGGATGCGGAGAAGGCAGATGCCATCATCGCCGCCGCAAAGGAGATTGCAGATGGCAAGCATGATGATGCCTTCCCCATCGACGTCTTCCAGACCGGATCCGGTACCTCCTCCAACATGAACACCAATGAGGTCATCGCCTCCTTGGCACATCAGGCTGGCACGGAGATTCACCCGAATGACCACGTCAATATGGGGCAGTCTTCCAATGACACCTTCCCCACCGCCACCCACGTGGCGGCCACGGAAGCCGCAGTCAATGACCTGATTCCGGGCCTGAAGGTGCTCCATGACTCCCTGTTGGCTAAGGCCAAGGAATTTGCAGATGTGGTCAAGTCTGGCCGCACCCACCTGATGGATGCCACCCCCATCACCCTGGGCCAGGAGTTCGGCGGCTACGCTCGTCAGATCGAGCTGGGCATTGAGCGCATCGAAGCCACCCTGCCGCGTCTAGGCGAGCTGGCTATCGGCGGTACCGCTACCGGTACTGGCCTGAACACCTCCGCTGACTTCGGCGGCAAGGTCACCGAGGAGCTGAAGAAGCTCACCGGGATTTCGCAGCTCAAGGAGGCAGAGAACCACTTCGAGGCCCAAGCTGCACGCGATGGCCTGGTGGAGTTCTCCGGTGCCATGCGTACCGTGGCAGTATCCATCAACAAGATTGCTAACGACATCCGCCTGATGGGCTCTGGCCCGCTGACCGGCCTTTCGGAAATCCACCTCAAGGACCTGCAGCCGGGCTCCTCCATCATGCCGGGCAAGGTTAACCCGGTTATCTGTGAGGCAGTCACCATGGTGGCCGCGCAGGTAATTGGTAATGATGCCGCAGTGGCTTTCGGCGGCGCCAACGGCCACTTTGAGCTCAACGTCTTCATCCCGGTTATGGCCCGCAATGTCTTGGAGTCCGCGCGCCTGCTGGCTAACGGCTCCCGCGTCTTTGCAGAAAAGTGCATTGATGGCATCGAGGCCAATGAGGAACGCATGAAGAAGTTCGCAGAGTCCTCCACCTCCATCGTCACCCCGCTGAACTCCAACATCGGCTACGAAAATGCTGCTAAGGCTGCCAAGCACGCGCTGTACCAGAAGATGACTGTCCGCGAGGCCGTCATTGACCTGGGCTTCGTCGATGGCGAGAAGCTGACGGAGGAAGAGCTGGACAAGAAGTTGGACGTGCTGTCCATGACCAACCGCGACCGCGACAACTTCTAA
- the glpX gene encoding class II fructose-bisphosphatase — protein MTVSADNTSYMPDRNLAMELVRVTEAAALASGRWVGRGMKNEGDGAAVDAMRKLINSVEMNGVVVIGEGEKDEAPMLFNGEQVGTGQGAAMDIAVDPVDGTRLMAEGRPNAISVIAAAERGTMFDPSAVFYMNKIAVGPEAVGVIDIEASVKDNVEAVAKAKGIRTEEVTVVVLDRPRHEQLIQDIRDAGAKVRLIMDGDVAGAIATCQDSNSIDMMMGIGGTPEGIITACAMKCMGGEIQGKLWPKDEAEAEKARAAGHDLDRVLTTNDLVSSENCYFAATGVTNGDMLRGVSYRSNGATTRSLVMRSKSGTIRYIDSVHKLAKLQEYSVVDYTVPNTAQ, from the coding sequence ATGACTGTTTCAGCGGATAATACGTCCTACATGCCCGATCGCAACCTCGCCATGGAGTTGGTGCGGGTGACGGAAGCCGCCGCCCTGGCCTCGGGCCGCTGGGTCGGGCGCGGAATGAAGAATGAAGGCGATGGCGCCGCCGTGGATGCCATGCGCAAGCTCATCAACTCCGTAGAAATGAACGGAGTGGTGGTCATCGGCGAAGGCGAAAAGGACGAGGCCCCCATGCTCTTTAACGGTGAGCAGGTGGGCACGGGCCAGGGCGCGGCCATGGACATTGCCGTTGATCCCGTGGACGGCACCCGCCTGATGGCAGAGGGCCGCCCCAACGCGATTTCCGTGATTGCCGCCGCTGAGCGCGGCACCATGTTTGACCCTTCCGCAGTGTTCTACATGAACAAGATTGCCGTGGGCCCGGAAGCCGTTGGGGTTATTGACATCGAGGCCTCCGTCAAGGACAACGTGGAGGCCGTGGCCAAAGCCAAGGGCATCCGCACCGAAGAGGTCACCGTGGTGGTCCTGGACCGTCCGCGCCACGAGCAGCTGATCCAGGATATCCGCGACGCGGGTGCCAAGGTGCGGCTGATTATGGATGGCGATGTTGCCGGCGCTATTGCCACCTGCCAAGACTCCAACTCTATCGACATGATGATGGGCATTGGCGGTACCCCAGAGGGCATTATCACCGCCTGCGCCATGAAGTGCATGGGCGGGGAGATTCAGGGCAAGTTGTGGCCGAAGGATGAGGCAGAGGCGGAAAAGGCTCGCGCTGCAGGCCACGACTTGGACCGCGTGCTGACCACGAATGACCTGGTCTCATCTGAAAACTGCTACTTCGCAGCTACCGGTGTGACCAACGGCGATATGCTGCGCGGAGTGTCCTACCGTTCCAACGGTGCTACCACCCGCTCCCTGGTTATGCGCTCGAAGTCCGGCACGATCCGCTACATCGACTCAGTACACAAGCTGGCCAAGCTGCAGGAATACTCCGTGGTGGATTACACCGTGCCGAACACGGCGCAATAG
- a CDS encoding DUF4245 domain-containing protein → MAEEKPKIFEGGRDMVLSLGVTVLMMLVVVGATGLCTINPEETDYARSNPVDSRTFIDLESRTTDTPLRHPDVPEGWSPNSARRTSLAGQSAAVVGWVTAQDGFVQAAQTSVELEDALKNYDGNYRGERSTIDVDGTPVQVYASDERGVRELWGFDLGDARVILTGSASEDDFRTLVRAFRAAAPLARP, encoded by the coding sequence GTGGCTGAAGAAAAACCCAAGATCTTTGAAGGCGGCCGGGACATGGTTCTGTCCTTGGGCGTGACCGTGCTCATGATGTTGGTGGTGGTGGGCGCAACCGGGCTGTGCACCATCAACCCGGAAGAAACCGACTACGCGCGCTCCAATCCCGTGGACTCGCGGACCTTCATCGACCTGGAATCGCGCACAACAGATACCCCACTGCGCCACCCTGACGTACCGGAAGGGTGGAGCCCCAATTCGGCCCGGCGCACTAGCCTAGCTGGGCAGAGCGCGGCCGTCGTTGGCTGGGTTACTGCCCAGGATGGCTTTGTCCAAGCCGCGCAAACCTCCGTGGAACTGGAGGACGCCCTGAAAAACTATGACGGCAACTACCGCGGGGAGCGCAGCACCATCGACGTCGACGGCACTCCGGTACAGGTTTATGCCAGTGATGAGCGCGGCGTGCGTGAGCTGTGGGGCTTCGATCTAGGCGATGCCCGCGTGATCCTCACCGGTTCTGCCTCTGAGGATGACTTCCGTACCCTGGTGCGTGCCTTCCGCGCCGCTGCGCCCTTAGCTCGCCCTTAG
- a CDS encoding exodeoxyribonuclease VII small subunit, translating to MSEHTIATGTPGQDAFPPVEELSYEQARQELIETVKILELGQMGLDESLKYWERGEALAKACEDHLDGASRRVEAALGAAKEES from the coding sequence ATGTCCGAGCACACCATCGCCACCGGCACCCCGGGCCAAGACGCATTCCCGCCGGTAGAAGAGCTCAGTTATGAGCAAGCGCGCCAGGAACTCATAGAGACCGTCAAGATCCTCGAGCTAGGCCAGATGGGGCTCGATGAGTCACTGAAGTATTGGGAGCGCGGCGAAGCGCTAGCTAAGGCGTGCGAGGACCACCTCGATGGGGCTTCGCGCCGGGTCGAGGCCGCGCTGGGCGCTGCAAAGGAGGAGTCCTAA
- the xseA gene encoding exodeoxyribonuclease VII large subunit translates to MARASSTPEAPWPVARVNEQVKGWIERLGYLWVEGQLAQISFKSTWAFAFITLRDVQQDKSLALRIPTRQFAALQPRPQEGGRVIVHGKPNFYEGRGEFSLMVDEIRQVGIGELLARIELLRKSLAAEGLFAPERKRALPYLPGCIGLITSRGSHAERDVISVAQDRWPAVRFRVENAAVQGTQAVASVIAALQTLDADPDVDVIIIARGGGSVEDLLPFSDEALQRAVAAARTPVVSAIGHEPDNPVLDNVADLRAATPTDAAKRVVPSVLEERELLATARSRMAAALRGWVDRERSQLNALRSRPVLANPYAPIEAAQEELDRLRQLARRELTHQLRQERSRIEALRNQVGALGPAATLARGYSVVQVLPRDGSGPEVVTSYQQAPPGSQLRIRVGDGSITAASMAATPAD, encoded by the coding sequence ATGGCACGTGCCAGCTCCACTCCAGAAGCCCCCTGGCCGGTCGCGCGGGTCAACGAACAGGTCAAGGGCTGGATTGAGCGCCTGGGCTATCTGTGGGTAGAGGGGCAGTTAGCACAGATTAGCTTTAAGTCCACGTGGGCCTTTGCCTTCATTACGCTGCGCGACGTGCAGCAGGACAAGTCCCTTGCGTTGCGGATACCTACCCGCCAATTTGCGGCACTGCAGCCGCGGCCGCAGGAGGGCGGCCGGGTCATTGTCCACGGCAAGCCTAATTTTTATGAAGGCCGCGGCGAGTTTTCCCTCATGGTTGATGAGATTCGCCAGGTGGGCATTGGCGAGCTGTTGGCCCGAATCGAGTTATTGCGTAAGTCCTTGGCGGCAGAGGGCCTATTTGCCCCGGAGCGCAAGCGAGCGCTGCCCTATCTGCCAGGCTGTATTGGTCTGATTACCTCGCGCGGCTCCCATGCGGAGCGCGATGTCATTTCGGTGGCCCAGGACCGCTGGCCGGCGGTGCGCTTCCGCGTAGAAAATGCCGCGGTGCAGGGCACGCAGGCGGTGGCGTCCGTAATTGCGGCCCTCCAAACCTTGGATGCTGACCCGGATGTCGATGTCATCATCATTGCCCGTGGTGGGGGTTCCGTGGAGGATCTCCTGCCCTTTTCAGATGAGGCCCTGCAGCGCGCGGTGGCTGCCGCGCGCACGCCGGTGGTTTCGGCCATTGGCCATGAGCCAGACAATCCAGTCCTGGATAATGTGGCGGACTTGCGGGCGGCTACGCCTACCGATGCCGCCAAGCGCGTAGTCCCTTCCGTGCTGGAGGAACGCGAGCTGCTAGCCACGGCGCGCTCACGCATGGCGGCTGCCCTGCGCGGCTGGGTGGACCGGGAGCGCTCCCAGCTCAATGCGCTGCGTTCAAGGCCGGTGCTCGCGAATCCATATGCACCAATTGAGGCCGCCCAGGAGGAGCTAGACCGCCTACGCCAACTGGCCCGCCGGGAGCTCACCCACCAGCTGCGCCAAGAGCGCAGTCGAATCGAGGCGTTGCGCAACCAGGTGGGCGCGCTGGGCCCAGCCGCCACGTTGGCGCGCGGCTATTCCGTGGTGCAGGTACTCCCCCGTGATGGTTCTGGGCCGGAAGTGGTCACGTCGTATCAGCAAGCCCCACCGGGCAGCCAGCTGCGCATCCGCGTGGGCGATGGCTCTATAACCGCCGCTTCCATGGCGGCTACCCCGGCCGACTAG
- a CDS encoding 4-hydroxy-3-methylbut-2-enyl diphosphate reductase: MTDAGKNVLLAAPRGYCAGVDRAVETVEKALEKYGAPIYVRKQIVHNRYVVESLAERGVIFVDEASEAPEGAHLVFSAHGISPAVREEAEERKQLTLDATCPLVTKVHNEARRFHRDGYHILLVGHEGHEEVEGTAGEAPEVTHLVDGVEGVAKLPEFLQNEKLIWLSQTTLSVDETVVIVNELRKRFPHLENPPSDDICYATQNRQESVKAIAPKCDLMIVVGSKNSSNSVRLVEVALDAGSKDAHLVDFAREIDESWLDGVRTVGVTCGASVPELLVREVLEFLDQRGYSNVEQVTTSTETITFSLPRDLRPARTK, from the coding sequence ATGACTGATGCAGGCAAGAATGTTCTCCTCGCAGCCCCCCGCGGCTACTGCGCCGGCGTAGACCGTGCAGTAGAAACAGTAGAAAAGGCCCTGGAGAAGTACGGAGCCCCCATCTATGTGCGCAAGCAGATTGTGCATAATCGCTACGTGGTGGAATCCCTCGCTGAGCGCGGCGTCATCTTTGTCGACGAGGCCTCCGAAGCCCCCGAAGGCGCGCACCTGGTCTTTTCTGCCCACGGTATTTCTCCCGCCGTGCGCGAGGAGGCCGAAGAACGCAAGCAGCTCACGCTGGATGCCACCTGCCCATTGGTCACCAAGGTGCACAACGAGGCCCGCCGCTTCCACCGCGATGGCTACCACATCTTGCTGGTAGGACACGAAGGCCACGAAGAAGTAGAAGGCACCGCGGGCGAGGCTCCGGAGGTCACTCACCTGGTTGATGGGGTAGAAGGGGTGGCCAAGCTGCCGGAATTTTTGCAGAATGAGAAGCTGATTTGGCTGTCCCAAACCACCTTGTCTGTGGATGAGACCGTGGTGATTGTCAATGAGCTGCGCAAGCGCTTCCCGCACTTGGAGAACCCCCCTTCAGACGATATTTGTTACGCCACCCAGAACCGCCAAGAATCCGTCAAGGCCATCGCACCCAAGTGTGATCTAATGATTGTGGTGGGTTCCAAGAACTCCTCCAACTCCGTCCGTCTGGTGGAGGTGGCCCTCGACGCAGGCTCTAAAGACGCCCACCTGGTGGACTTCGCCCGCGAGATTGACGAGTCCTGGCTAGACGGCGTGCGCACCGTAGGAGTAACCTGTGGCGCATCCGTGCCCGAGCTGCTGGTGCGCGAGGTGTTGGAGTTTTTGGATCAGCGCGGTTATAGCAATGTGGAGCAGGTGACCACCTCCACGGAGACCATTACCTTCTCCTTGCCGCGCGACCTGCGCCCGGCTCGCACTAAGTAG
- a CDS encoding DUF6542 domain-containing protein — translation MKTASACGLHAFFLSLGLVIALFSQHMSWGFVICFALGALGATFLVNLRGLFLTVASIPPLFAVFVLFGGWALIASGAVGGSMWSLTTLAASAYPLAELFPPLLIVTLACALLAVVRLWHANKVTQNLRERETATRRATAVAERRNRDSASKARRLTVAELSARNREELSARKRGERAASAKPARRRLDEDLYGGH, via the coding sequence ATGAAGACGGCTTCCGCCTGCGGGTTGCATGCGTTCTTCCTCAGCCTGGGCCTGGTTATCGCCCTGTTTAGCCAGCACATGTCCTGGGGCTTCGTTATCTGTTTTGCGTTAGGCGCCCTAGGGGCGACGTTTCTGGTCAATCTGCGTGGACTCTTCCTCACCGTGGCTTCGATCCCGCCCCTCTTCGCGGTCTTTGTCCTCTTCGGCGGGTGGGCCCTCATCGCCAGCGGTGCTGTGGGGGGCAGCATGTGGTCATTAACCACCCTGGCCGCCTCGGCCTATCCCCTGGCGGAACTGTTTCCACCACTGTTGATAGTCACTTTGGCCTGCGCGCTCTTAGCCGTCGTGCGCCTGTGGCACGCCAATAAGGTGACCCAGAACTTGCGTGAGCGTGAAACCGCCACCCGGCGCGCCACCGCTGTGGCAGAGCGCCGCAACAGAGATTCCGCGTCCAAGGCGCGCCGCCTGACCGTGGCGGAGTTAAGCGCACGCAACCGTGAAGAGTTGAGCGCACGCAAGCGTGGGGAGCGGGCGGCATCGGCCAAGCCAGCCCGCCGCAGGTTGGATGAGGACCTCTACGGCGGGCACTAA